A window of the Bombina bombina isolate aBomBom1 chromosome 3, aBomBom1.pri, whole genome shotgun sequence genome harbors these coding sequences:
- the LOC128651920 gene encoding LOW QUALITY PROTEIN: dnaJ homolog subfamily C member 21-like (The sequence of the model RefSeq protein was modified relative to this genomic sequence to represent the inferred CDS: inserted 4 bases in 2 codons; substituted 1 base at 1 genomic stop codon) encodes MKCHYEMLCVRRECTDDDLKKAYRKLALRWHPYKILDNSEEAAEQFKLIQAAYDVLSDPQERAWYDNHRHALLKGGVDGEYQDDSLDLLQYFIVTCYSGYXPTFGDSXSDYDMVVHLFYSYWQSFCTVKNFALKKEYDTRQASNRWEKRAMEKENKKTRXKVCKERSELVRQLVVFVRKRDKKVQAHRKLVEEQNAEKAKKVEELHRQQKLKQSKLAEQYKEQSWMAMGELEKELQQMEAQYEREFGVKSDNEVVVTEEQNSKTSDEGEEELFDDLYCPACDKVCQTEKAMRNHEKSKKHREMVALLRQQLEEEDEEFSASLTEENSALEGEAESLSEDEQIEQTTKPKI; translated from the exons ATGAAGTGTCACTATGAGATGCTCTGTGTTCGCAGGGAATGCACTGATGATGATCTCAAGAAGGCCTATAGGAAGCTGGCCCTGAGGTGGCACCCATATAAGATCTTAGACAACTCAGAGGAAGCTGCAGAACAGTTTAAATTAATCCAAGCAGCCTATGATGTGCTTAGCGATCCTCAGGAAAGAGCCTGGTATGATAACCACAGGCATGCCCTTTTGAAAGGAGGTGTAGATGGGGAATACCAGGATGACAGCTTGGATCTGCTCCAGTATTTTATTGTGACTTGTTACTCTGGATA CCCTACTTTTGGAGATTCTTAGAGTGATTATGATATGGTAGTTCACCTGTTTTATTCCTATTGGCAAAGTTTTTGTACAGTAAAAAACTTTGCCTTGAAAAAAGAATATGATACAAGACAGGCTTCAAACCGATGGGAGAAACGTGCTATGGAAAAGGAAAATAAGAAAACACG CAAAGTTTGCAAGGAGAGGAGTGAACTGGTCCGCCAGCTTGTTGTGTTTGTTCGAAAAAGGGACAAAAAAGTTCAGGCTCATAGGAAACTGGTGGAAGAGCAGAATGCAGAGAAAGCCAAAAAGGTGGAGGAGCTTCACAGGCAACAGAAGTTGAAGCAGTCCAAACTTGCGGAGCAGTACAAGGAGCAGAGCTGGATGGCTATGGGTGAGCTAGAGAAGGAGCTGCAGCAGATGGAAGCTCAGTATGAAAGAGAATTTGGGGTCAAGTCTGACAATGAAGTGGTAGTAACAGAAGAGCAAAATAGCAAAACaagtgatgaaggagaagaggaatTGTTTGATGACCTTTACTGTCCTGCTTGTGACAAAGTGTGCCAGACTGAAAAAGCAATGAGAAATCATGAGAAATCAAAGAAGCATCGGGAGATGGTGGCGCTACTGCGGCAACAGctggaagaggaggatgaagaattCAGTGCTTCACTGACAGAGGAAAACAGTGCCCTGGAGGGAGAAGCCGAATCTTTATCAGAAGATGAACAAATTGAACAAACAACAAAACcaaaaatttaa